One Pectinophora gossypiella unplaced genomic scaffold, ilPecGoss1.1 Pgos_32, whole genome shotgun sequence DNA segment encodes these proteins:
- the LOC126380969 gene encoding uncharacterized protein LOC126380969, translated as MAQPPPPPRQEEDQQRRQLRQEVSHDLAAISLVSRIPAFWRDMPRMWFARFEAVIGPQHQSEAVKFDLVLSKLDKEELSQISDLIDDPPEQQRYTVLKNRLMKIFQESAEAQFHKLVKEMDLGSQRPSQLLAKMRELAKNSGTAGDTLKNLWMTRLPGWARAILASSSADTKLDDLASMADKIMDNLRSGDIAAYFDY; from the coding sequence ATGGCGCAGCCGCCACCACCGCCACGCCAGGAGGAAGATCAGCAGCGACGTCAGTTGCGGCAAGAAGTCAGCCATGACCTGGCTGCTATCAGCCTTGTGTCGAGGATCCCAGCGTTTTGGCGCGATATGCCGCGCATGTGGTTTGCCCGTTTTGAAGCCGTCATAGGGCCTCAGCATCAAAGCGAAGCAGTTAAGTTTGACCTTGTGCTATCAAAGCTAGACAAAGAGGAGTTAAGCCAGATTTCCGACTTGATTGACGACCCACCAGAACAGCAACGTTATACAGTGCTCAAGAATCGTCTGATGAAGATATTTCAAGAGAGTGCAGAGGCTCAGTTCCACAAGCTCGTCAAGGAGATGGACTTAGGTAGTCAGCGTCCATCACAGTTGCTTGCCAAGATGCGTGAACTAGCGAAGAACTCAGGTACAGCAGGTGACACTCTTAAGAACCTGTGGATGACTCGACTACCGGGTTGGGCACGTGCTATATTAGCAAGCTCAAGCGCAGACACGAAGCTTGATGACCTCGCGAGCATGGCAGACAAGATTATGGACAATCTACGGAGTGGTGACATAGCAGCCTACTTCGATTACTAG